A genomic window from Chanodichthys erythropterus isolate Z2021 chromosome 1, ASM2448905v1, whole genome shotgun sequence includes:
- the si:ch211-203d1.3 gene encoding protein phosphatase Slingshot homolog 3 isoform X2: MALLTLHRTPSICTTPDEAIPRQGRLQKRESFALVKGAVLLVEEGEREGLQEETIPPLLGPRQGGQASDTQRRHLHAMISLLRPEDTVKLAVRLESLSPIRLRYLLIVGTLDKKQESLLLGMDFPGPNSDECTIGLVLPIWSDTQVYLDGDGGFSVTSAEVTRIFKPVSIQTMWSVLQALHGCCERAVRGAVIPGCGLEWAQHYRKNVESDQHCLNEWGAMTGLESVRKATVGRSSSNRESVEREIKTQLRDIMRTEDLENITSKQVRTALESRIGIDMKDYKEYIDNEMMVTMAQMDKPSRILDYLYLGSEWNAANFEELHKNNVGYILNVTMEIDNFFPECFTYMNIRVYDVEATDLLSHWNNTYMFINEARKSGQAVLVHCKMGVSRSASTVIAFLMKQQGWTFDEALNHVRERRPIVQPNEGFVKQLHTYSGILNASKQRHSALWRRKSKPEVRQPSVHNDPATGSEHEKKEGEEEDSESPEEEESSDDEGTDVFEQLDESVPDTHEAETATSNPLITVQESDKVSSSPSRSGRMDLFSLMQSIQLDDEDRDRIDKERLSPAQRRRSHGRRGLTYQRTHVDVSPEPSSRQSQNAHQDEAGL, translated from the exons ATGGCTTTGCTGACCTTGCACAGAACACCATCTATTTGCACGACACCG gaTGAGGCTATCCCAAGACAAGGACGACTTCAGAAAAG AGAAAGTTTCGCCCTGGTTAAGGGGGCAGTGCTCCTGGTGgaagagggagagagggagggatTACAGGAAGAAACCATACCCCCTCTACTTGGTCCTAGGCAAGGAGGCCAAGCCTCTGACACTCAGCGCAGACATTTGCATGCAATGATTTCATTACTACGGCCAGAGGATACAGTCAAACTG GCTGTGCGTTTGGAGTCACTGAGCCCAATCAGATTGCGATATTTGCTTATAGTTGGCACACTTGACAAAAAACAGGAGAGTCTGCTACTTGGCATGGACTTTCCAGGCCCAAACAG TGATGAGTGCACTATTGGCCTTGTCTTGCCAATATGGAGTGACACACAGGTTTACCTAGATGGAGATGG aggtttcagtgtgacaTCTGCAGAAGTGACACGAATCTTTAAGCCTGTGTCCATTCAGACGATGTG GTCAGTGTTGCAGGCGCTTCATGGCTGCTGTGAACGGGCCGTGCGTGGAGCTGTCATACCTGGCTGTGGGCTGGAGTGGGCACAACATTACAGAAAAAATGTGGAATCTGACCAGCACTGCCTTAATGAATGGGGGGCTATGACTGGCCTGGAGTCAGTCAGGAAGGCCACTGTAGGAAGATCATCATCCAACCGGGAGTCAGTTGAGAGGGAGATAAAAACCCAGTTACGAGATATCATGAGAACTGAGGACTTGGAAAACATTACCTCAAAGCAG GTGCGAACAGCCTTGGAGTCCAGAATAGGCATAGACATGAAGGACTACAAGGAGTATATTGACAACGAGATGATGGTCACGATGGCACAGATGGACAAACCTTCCAGAATCTTGGACTACCTTTACTTG GGTTCAGAATGGAATGCTGCCAACTTTGAAGAATTACACAAGAACAA TGTGGGCTACATCCTGAATGTTACCATGGAGATTGACAACTTTTTCCCAGAATGCTTCACCTATATGAATATTAGAGTTTACGATGTGGAGGCGACCGACCTACTCTCACACTGGAACAACACATACATGTTCATCAATGAAGCAAG GAAGAGTGGACAGGCCGTACTGGTGCATTGTAAGATGGGCGTCTCTCGCTCTGCCTCCACAGTAATCGCTTTCCTGATGAAGCAGCAGGGCTGGACATTCGATGAAGCCCTCAACCACGTGAGAGAAAGACGGCCTATAGTGCAGCCCAACGAAGGTTTCGTCAAACAGCTGCATACGTATAGTGGCATCCTCAATGCCAG TAAACAGCGCCACAGTGCCCTCTGGAGGCGGAAATCCAAGCCAGAGGTCCGTCAGCCGTCTGTCCACAATGATCCAGCCACAGGGAGTGAACATGAAAAGAAAGAGGGAGAAGAGGAAGATTCAGAGAGCCCAGAAGAAGAGGAAAGCAGTGATGATGAGGGAACAGAT GTCTTTGAGCAGTTGGATGAGAGTGTTCCTGATACGCATGAGGCAGAGACAGCCACATCCAACCCACTTATTACTGTACAAGAAAGTGATAAG GTGTCATCCAGCCCCAGCAGAAGTGGCAGGAtggatttgttttctcttatgCAGTCTATTCAGCTTGACGATGAAGACAGAGACAGGATCGATAAAGAG AGACTTTCTCCTGCGCAACGGAGGAGGAGTCATGGAAGAAGGGGCTTGACTTATCAGAGAACACATGTTGATGTTTCCCCTGAACCAAGCAGCAGGCAGTCACAGAACGCACACCAGGATGAAGCCGGTCTCTGA
- the si:ch211-203d1.3 gene encoding protein phosphatase Slingshot homolog 3 isoform X1, whose amino-acid sequence MALLTLHRTPSICTTPDEAIPRQGRLQKRESFALVKGAVLLVEEGEREGLQEETIPPLLGPRQGGQASDTQRRHLHAMISLLRPEDTVKLAVRLESLSPIRLRYLLIVGTLDKKQESLLLGMDFPGPNSDECTIGLVLPIWSDTQVYLDGDGGFSVTSAEVTRIFKPVSIQTMWSVLQALHGCCERAVRGAVIPGCGLEWAQHYRKNVESDQHCLNEWGAMTGLESVRKATVGRSSSNRESVEREIKTQLRDIMRTEDLENITSKQVRTALESRIGIDMKDYKEYIDNEMMVTMAQMDKPSRILDYLYLGSEWNAANFEELHKNNVGYILNVTMEIDNFFPECFTYMNIRVYDVEATDLLSHWNNTYMFINEARKSGQAVLVHCKMGVSRSASTVIAFLMKQQGWTFDEALNHVRERRPIVQPNEGFVKQLHTYSGILNASKQRHSALWRRKSKPEVRQPSVHNDPATGSEHEKKEGEEEDSESPEEEESSDDEGTDVFEQLDESVPDTHEAETATSNPLITVQESDKVRPDRGRQVSSSPSRSGRMDLFSLMQSIQLDDEDRDRIDKERLSPAQRRRSHGRRGLTYQRTHVDVSPEPSSRQSQNAHQDEAGL is encoded by the exons ATGGCTTTGCTGACCTTGCACAGAACACCATCTATTTGCACGACACCG gaTGAGGCTATCCCAAGACAAGGACGACTTCAGAAAAG AGAAAGTTTCGCCCTGGTTAAGGGGGCAGTGCTCCTGGTGgaagagggagagagggagggatTACAGGAAGAAACCATACCCCCTCTACTTGGTCCTAGGCAAGGAGGCCAAGCCTCTGACACTCAGCGCAGACATTTGCATGCAATGATTTCATTACTACGGCCAGAGGATACAGTCAAACTG GCTGTGCGTTTGGAGTCACTGAGCCCAATCAGATTGCGATATTTGCTTATAGTTGGCACACTTGACAAAAAACAGGAGAGTCTGCTACTTGGCATGGACTTTCCAGGCCCAAACAG TGATGAGTGCACTATTGGCCTTGTCTTGCCAATATGGAGTGACACACAGGTTTACCTAGATGGAGATGG aggtttcagtgtgacaTCTGCAGAAGTGACACGAATCTTTAAGCCTGTGTCCATTCAGACGATGTG GTCAGTGTTGCAGGCGCTTCATGGCTGCTGTGAACGGGCCGTGCGTGGAGCTGTCATACCTGGCTGTGGGCTGGAGTGGGCACAACATTACAGAAAAAATGTGGAATCTGACCAGCACTGCCTTAATGAATGGGGGGCTATGACTGGCCTGGAGTCAGTCAGGAAGGCCACTGTAGGAAGATCATCATCCAACCGGGAGTCAGTTGAGAGGGAGATAAAAACCCAGTTACGAGATATCATGAGAACTGAGGACTTGGAAAACATTACCTCAAAGCAG GTGCGAACAGCCTTGGAGTCCAGAATAGGCATAGACATGAAGGACTACAAGGAGTATATTGACAACGAGATGATGGTCACGATGGCACAGATGGACAAACCTTCCAGAATCTTGGACTACCTTTACTTG GGTTCAGAATGGAATGCTGCCAACTTTGAAGAATTACACAAGAACAA TGTGGGCTACATCCTGAATGTTACCATGGAGATTGACAACTTTTTCCCAGAATGCTTCACCTATATGAATATTAGAGTTTACGATGTGGAGGCGACCGACCTACTCTCACACTGGAACAACACATACATGTTCATCAATGAAGCAAG GAAGAGTGGACAGGCCGTACTGGTGCATTGTAAGATGGGCGTCTCTCGCTCTGCCTCCACAGTAATCGCTTTCCTGATGAAGCAGCAGGGCTGGACATTCGATGAAGCCCTCAACCACGTGAGAGAAAGACGGCCTATAGTGCAGCCCAACGAAGGTTTCGTCAAACAGCTGCATACGTATAGTGGCATCCTCAATGCCAG TAAACAGCGCCACAGTGCCCTCTGGAGGCGGAAATCCAAGCCAGAGGTCCGTCAGCCGTCTGTCCACAATGATCCAGCCACAGGGAGTGAACATGAAAAGAAAGAGGGAGAAGAGGAAGATTCAGAGAGCCCAGAAGAAGAGGAAAGCAGTGATGATGAGGGAACAGAT GTCTTTGAGCAGTTGGATGAGAGTGTTCCTGATACGCATGAGGCAGAGACAGCCACATCCAACCCACTTATTACTGTACAAGAAAGTGATAAGGTTAGACCAGACAGAGGCCGACAA GTGTCATCCAGCCCCAGCAGAAGTGGCAGGAtggatttgttttctcttatgCAGTCTATTCAGCTTGACGATGAAGACAGAGACAGGATCGATAAAGAG AGACTTTCTCCTGCGCAACGGAGGAGGAGTCATGGAAGAAGGGGCTTGACTTATCAGAGAACACATGTTGATGTTTCCCCTGAACCAAGCAGCAGGCAGTCACAGAACGCACACCAGGATGAAGCCGGTCTCTGA
- the sytl4 gene encoding synaptotagmin-like protein 4, with protein sequence MVQNMEINVSFLTDSEQEFILEVLRRDEELRRLEELRVKKLKAELLEIRRKGAKRGSGKYSERSCGRCQEPMGLLTRSGSQCRVCKHQVCRKCLSVRPNGSLVCTVCAKEIDLKMSTGDWFYDERVNRFSAAPGHDLVRVSLRKRPLIKKHETAGEKLLNRPDLNSSQTVPVPKPRLKDVALANKSSPLEACEGFDMQEQQCNDTESLEKASLGNIHSETDSSHSSPLMQRKEEVTAKTSPTGSVLSILTAPTNSGNTSTTETASLIYQMNACSDSLRDVDGLFKKSVRRVHKLSDVKPASTLDLREDGTESAAPSMGDRSKSVPGLNAEDEEEDEDIDNLVNIHRQKFGDSLGSLGSSRTTLGSMMSVYSEAGDYDRVEVTGDIVFSLSYDEPSQSLSIVIHECKGLAYVDAAKKKCNPYVKAYLLPDKSKKKTSIKNNNINPSFNETLKYSINRTQLMTRTLQLSVWHYDRFGRNAFLGEVEIPLDSHDIDSALKECMALTGKATAHLASSPFDQYKGELVISLKYVTANKTDDSNGKGKKAKPADGAELHVLIKEAKNLTAMKAGGTCDSFVKGYLLPSKSKSSSKKKTPVVKKTKNPNYNHTFVYNNMSLEQLKDMCLELTVWDRETLSSNDFLGGVRLSLGAVTIKEGKEEWVANSTGEEILLWKKMMQFPDSWAEGTLLLRSSMGKAK encoded by the exons ATGGTGCAGAACATGGAGATCAATGTGTCCTTCCTGACCGACTCAGAGCAAGAATTCATACTAGAAGTCCTTCGGCGGGATGAGGAGCTCAGGCGCTTGGAGGAGCTCCGTGTGAA GAAGCTGAAAGCTGAGTTGCTTGAAATCAGAAGAAAGGGTGCGAAACGTGGCAGTGGGAAATACAGTGAACGCAGCTGTGGCCGCTGCCAAGAGCCCATGGGCCTTCTGACCCGCAGCGGTAGCCAGTGCAGAGTATGCAAACATCAGGTTTGCAGAAAATGTCTGTCAGTTCGACCCAACGGATCTTTGGTGTGCACAGTGTGTGCCAAAGAGAT AGATCTGAAGATGAGCACCGGAGACTGGTTCTATGATGAGAGGGTTAACCGCTTCTCTGCAGCTCCAGGACATGACTTAGTCCGAGTTTCCCTCAGGAAGAGGCCTCTGA TTAAAAAGCATGAGACAGCTGGGGAAAAACTGTTAAACAGACCTGACTTGAATTCCAGCCAAACTGTACCTGTGCCCAAACCAAGACTAAAGGACGTCGCACTAGCAAATAAGAG CTCACCTCTTGAGGCTTGTGAGGGATTTGATATGCAAGAGCAGCAATGTAACGACACAGAATCATTAGAAAAAGCCAGTCTGGGCAATATTCACAGTGAGACTGATTCTTCCCACAGTAGCCCCCTAATGCAGAG AAAAGAGGAAGTGACAGCCAAGACTAGTCCCACAGGCTCTGTTCTGTCCATTCTGACAGCCCCCACTAACAGTGGAAACACCTCTACCACTGAGACA GCCTCATTAATTTATCAGATGAATGCCTGCTCTGACTCCTTGCGTGACGTGGATGGGCTTTTCAAGAAAAGTGTCAGAAGAGTGCACAAACTGTCAG ATGTTAAGCCAGCCTCTACACTTGATTTGCGTGAAGATGGAACAGAAAGCGCTGCACCGTCTATGGGAGACAGAAGCAAGTCAGTTCCTGGCCTTAATGCT gaggatgaggaggaggatgaagaTATTGATAACTTGGTGAATATACACAGGCAGAAATTTGGCGATAGCTTGGGAAGTCTTGGAAGCTCAAGG ACCACTCTTGGCAGTATGATGAGTGTGTACAGTGAAGCAGGAGACTATGACCGTGTGGAAGTGACTGGAGATATTGTCTTCTCTCTCAGCTATGATGAGCCCAGCCAGAGCCTGTCTATTGTGATCCATGAATGTAAAGGACTGGCTTATGTTGATGCAGCAAAAAAGAAGTGCAACCC GTACGTCAAGGCTTACCTCCTCCCAGACAAGAGCAAGAAGAAAACctctattaaaaataacaacatcaACCCCAGTTTTAATGAAACACTGAAG TATTCCATCAACCGCACCCAGCTGATGACTCGCACACTACAACTCTCAGTTTGGCACTATGACCGTTTTGGCCGCAATGCCTTTCTGGGTGAGGTGGAGATACCACTGGATAGCCATGACATTGACTCTGCACTTAAAGAGTGTATGGCTCTTACAGGAAAG GCAACTGCCCATTTAGCATCATCTCCATTCGATCAATACAAAGGAGAGCTGGTGATTTCACTTAAGTATGTCACAGCAAACAAGACTGATGACTCTAATGGAAAAG GGAAAAAGGCCAAACCCGCAGATGGTGCTGAGCTGCATGTGTTGATCAAAGAGGCCAAAAATCTGACAGCAATGAAAGCTGGAGGCACATGTGATTCCTTTGTGAAAGG GTATCTGCTGCCATCAAAGAGCAAGTCTTCCTCAAAGAAGAAGACTCCGGTAGTGAAGAAGACAAAAAACCCAAACTACAACCACACATTTGTGTACAACAATATGAGTCTGGAGCAGCTGAAAGACATGTGTCTGGAGCTCACTGTCTGGGACAGAGAGACACTGTCCAGCAATGACTTCCTGGGAGGAGTTCGTCTCAGCTTGGGAGCAG TGACAATAAAGGAGGGAAAGGAAGAGTGGGTGGCAAACTCCACAGGGGAGGAGATCTTGCTGTGGAAAAAGATGATGCAGTTCCCCGACTCTTGGGCAGAGGGCACTCTTCTACTGCGCTCATCCATGGGAAAGGCCAAGTAA
- the srpx2 gene encoding sushi repeat-containing protein SRPX2 isoform X2 has product MIKYITLFVELCIIYQILGDTTEGSASYHDTNEVVHEDETYYTPQLDYKHPQWCHTLKLSHGEVSCSSPQGGSYQSTLGTRCLLSCDRGYKRLGRSSVQCMPNRRWSGTAVCRKVRCHVLPLIDHGMYSCSRGFVVDSRCDYTCYEGYQIEGDRYRMCQEEGKWSGADPTCADHDPPKLKCPLSRVKVAEPGKLTAMVSWERPVAKDTADRALQVLRNGLQSGSDFPEGIHVIRYKTYDQAGNTATCKFTVHVEVRRCPKLKPPMHGYLTCSSDGNNYGAICEYHCDPGFERTGFLTRVCQLNRIWSDEAAKCVLMDIKTDVRSAGALLDQFYEKRRLLVVSTPDNANQNYRLQNMMLQKAECGLDLRHVTVIELLGTLPRAVGRIKERRLEPEVIEGLRFVKMQHKTPAQSKNSRRTE; this is encoded by the exons ATGATCAAATATATTACTCTTTTTGTTGAATTGTGCATCATTTATCAGATTCTGGGTGATACCACTGAAG GCTCAGCGTCTTACCATGACACCAATGAAGTCGTGCATGAGGATGAGACATACTACACCCCTCAGTTGGACTACAAAC ATCCGCAGTGGTGCCATACACTTAAGCTATCCCACGGGGAAGTGTCCTGTTCTTCCCCTCAAGGCGGAAGCTACCAAAGCACACTTGGAACTCGCTGTTTGCTCTCCTGTGATCGAGGATATAAACGGCTGGGGCGATCATCTGTGCAGTGCATGCCCAATCGCCGCTGGTCTGGAACCGCTGTCTGTCGAA AGGTGCGTTGTCATGTTCTGCCTCTGATTGACCACGGTATGTACAGTTGCTCCCGTGGTTTTGTGGTAGACTCCAGGTGTGACTATACCTGCTATGAAGGCTACCAGATTGAGGGAGATCGCTACCGTATGTGCCAAGAAGAGGGAAAATGGAGCGGTGCGGATCCGACGTGTGCAG ATCATGACCCTCCCAAACTGAAATGTCCTTTGTCCAGAGTGAAGGTAGCAGAACCAGGAAAACTAACTGCCATGGTTTCTTGGGAACGTCCTGTGGCTAAGGATACTGCTGACAGAGCACTACA GGTCTTGCGAAATGGACTGCAGTCTGGATCCGACTTTCCAGAAGGAATACATGTAATTCGATATAAAACCTATGACCAGGCTGGTAACACAGCGACTTGCAAGTTTACTGTGCATGTTGAAG TCAGAAGGTGTCCAAAGCTAAAGCCACCTATGCATGGCTACCTGACATGCTCATCTGATGGCAATAATTATGGGGCTATATGTGAATACCATTGTGATCCTGGCTTTGAAAGGACAGGTTTTCTGACACGTGTCTGTCAGCTCAACCGCATCTGGTCTGATGAAGCTGCTAAGTGTGTAT TAATGGACATAAAAACAGACGTCAGGTCTGCCGGTGCTCTGCTTGACCAGTTTTATGAAAAGAGAAGGCTTCTTGTTGTATCTACCCCAGATAATGCTAACCAGAACTACAGGCTTCAGAACATGATGCTGCAG AAGGCTGAGTGTGGTCTGGATCTGCGACATGTGACAGTGATTGAGCTGTTGGGAACTTTACCTCGTGCAGTGGGGCGCATCAAAGAACGACGTCTAGAGCCTGAGGTCATAGAGGGTCTTAG ATTTGTGAAAATGCAACATAAAACACCTGCAcaaagcaaaaacagcagacggactgaatga
- the srpx2 gene encoding sushi repeat-containing protein SRPX2 isoform X1, with protein sequence MIKYITLFVELCIIYQILGDTTEGSASYHDTNEVVHEDETYYTPQLDYKHPQWCHTLKLSHGEVSCSSPQGGSYQSTLGTRCLLSCDRGYKRLGRSSVQCMPNRRWSGTAVCRKVRCHVLPLIDHGMYSCSRGFVVDSRCDYTCYEGYQIEGDRYRMCQEEGKWSGADPTCADHDPPKLKCPLSRVKVAEPGKLTAMVSWERPVAKDTADRALQVLRNGLQSGSDFPEGIHVIRYKTYDQAGNTATCKFTVHVEVRRCPKLKPPMHGYLTCSSDGNNYGAICEYHCDPGFERTGFLTRVCQLNRIWSDEAAKCVLMDIKTDVRSAGALLDQFYEKRRLLVVSTPDNANQNYRLQNMMLQKAECGLDLRHVTVIELLGTLPRAVGRIKERRLEPEVIEGLRQALHISTAYFTMVLLDEYGVDRERFVNPTTSDELYSYVEEYLLTEEERERLELNKDFCD encoded by the exons ATGATCAAATATATTACTCTTTTTGTTGAATTGTGCATCATTTATCAGATTCTGGGTGATACCACTGAAG GCTCAGCGTCTTACCATGACACCAATGAAGTCGTGCATGAGGATGAGACATACTACACCCCTCAGTTGGACTACAAAC ATCCGCAGTGGTGCCATACACTTAAGCTATCCCACGGGGAAGTGTCCTGTTCTTCCCCTCAAGGCGGAAGCTACCAAAGCACACTTGGAACTCGCTGTTTGCTCTCCTGTGATCGAGGATATAAACGGCTGGGGCGATCATCTGTGCAGTGCATGCCCAATCGCCGCTGGTCTGGAACCGCTGTCTGTCGAA AGGTGCGTTGTCATGTTCTGCCTCTGATTGACCACGGTATGTACAGTTGCTCCCGTGGTTTTGTGGTAGACTCCAGGTGTGACTATACCTGCTATGAAGGCTACCAGATTGAGGGAGATCGCTACCGTATGTGCCAAGAAGAGGGAAAATGGAGCGGTGCGGATCCGACGTGTGCAG ATCATGACCCTCCCAAACTGAAATGTCCTTTGTCCAGAGTGAAGGTAGCAGAACCAGGAAAACTAACTGCCATGGTTTCTTGGGAACGTCCTGTGGCTAAGGATACTGCTGACAGAGCACTACA GGTCTTGCGAAATGGACTGCAGTCTGGATCCGACTTTCCAGAAGGAATACATGTAATTCGATATAAAACCTATGACCAGGCTGGTAACACAGCGACTTGCAAGTTTACTGTGCATGTTGAAG TCAGAAGGTGTCCAAAGCTAAAGCCACCTATGCATGGCTACCTGACATGCTCATCTGATGGCAATAATTATGGGGCTATATGTGAATACCATTGTGATCCTGGCTTTGAAAGGACAGGTTTTCTGACACGTGTCTGTCAGCTCAACCGCATCTGGTCTGATGAAGCTGCTAAGTGTGTAT TAATGGACATAAAAACAGACGTCAGGTCTGCCGGTGCTCTGCTTGACCAGTTTTATGAAAAGAGAAGGCTTCTTGTTGTATCTACCCCAGATAATGCTAACCAGAACTACAGGCTTCAGAACATGATGCTGCAG AAGGCTGAGTGTGGTCTGGATCTGCGACATGTGACAGTGATTGAGCTGTTGGGAACTTTACCTCGTGCAGTGGGGCGCATCAAAGAACGACGTCTAGAGCCTGAGGTCATAGAGGGTCTTAG ACAGGCACTGCATATCTCTACAGCATATTTCACCATGGTGCTGCTGGATGAATATGGTGTGGATCGGGAGCGCTTTGTTAACCCCACCACCTCTGATGAGCTCTACTCATATGTAGAGGAGTACCTCCTCACTGAGGAGGAGCGAGAGAGACTGGAGCTGAACAAGGACTTCTGTGACTGA